One region of Streptomyces leeuwenhoekii genomic DNA includes:
- a CDS encoding PP2C family serine/threonine-protein phosphatase: MSQMPQQAALPTCPSCAEPLESGDRFCGACGYDLSAVPARPEDHPTIALHGAAPGRAAGVEWPAAPQADGSGRPDPVHRPADLPGTDSGGGPLAADPPRPVQPPQPPPPQVPPPPQAPPGTPVPPPPQGPPPSAQLPAQVPPQPLYPPAVAPQEPVPAPAQAPDPRVPAGVPAQGAAAEPAGGVPVCVACRAGRVDDDGYCEHCGHAQPRERDHLEQESGPVAAVSDRGLRHHRNEDAFTVGHTVLPDGSPAAVAIVCDGVSSATRPDDASLAASRAAGESLLAALPRGTHPQQAMHDAIVAASHAVNALADEPATAREQAPHQNAPACTLVGAVVTSGLLVVGWVGDSRAYWVPTDRGAPAARLTEDDSWAAQMVAAGLMSEAEAYADERAHAITGWLGADAYELDPHTATFKPDRPGVVVVCTDGLWNYAESAAEMAHVVPADAAVNPLHSARVLVGHALDGGGHDNVTVALVPFPAAPRGAGSV, translated from the coding sequence ATGTCGCAGATGCCTCAGCAGGCCGCTTTGCCGACGTGTCCGAGCTGTGCGGAGCCCCTGGAGTCGGGTGACCGTTTCTGCGGTGCGTGCGGATACGACCTGTCCGCCGTACCGGCGCGGCCCGAGGACCACCCGACGATCGCTTTGCACGGCGCGGCTCCGGGCCGGGCCGCCGGCGTGGAGTGGCCCGCGGCGCCCCAGGCGGACGGCTCCGGCCGTCCCGACCCCGTGCACCGGCCGGCGGACCTGCCGGGCACGGACTCGGGCGGCGGCCCCCTGGCCGCCGACCCGCCGCGGCCCGTGCAGCCGCCCCAGCCACCGCCGCCCCAGGTGCCCCCACCGCCGCAGGCACCGCCGGGCACGCCGGTACCGCCGCCGCCCCAGGGACCGCCGCCGTCAGCGCAGTTGCCCGCGCAGGTCCCGCCGCAGCCGCTGTACCCCCCGGCGGTCGCGCCGCAGGAGCCGGTCCCGGCCCCGGCGCAGGCGCCCGATCCGCGGGTGCCCGCCGGCGTCCCGGCCCAGGGCGCGGCGGCGGAACCGGCCGGGGGCGTCCCGGTGTGCGTGGCCTGCCGCGCCGGCCGGGTGGACGACGACGGCTACTGCGAGCACTGCGGGCACGCCCAGCCCCGCGAACGCGACCACCTGGAGCAGGAGTCGGGCCCGGTCGCCGCGGTCAGCGACCGCGGTCTGCGCCACCACCGCAACGAGGACGCGTTCACCGTCGGCCACACCGTCCTGCCCGACGGGTCCCCGGCCGCTGTCGCGATCGTCTGCGACGGCGTGTCGTCGGCGACCCGCCCGGACGACGCCTCCCTGGCCGCGTCCCGCGCGGCCGGCGAGTCGCTGCTGGCCGCCCTCCCTCGGGGCACCCACCCCCAGCAGGCCATGCACGACGCGATCGTCGCCGCCTCGCACGCCGTCAACGCGCTGGCGGACGAGCCCGCCACGGCCCGCGAGCAGGCCCCGCACCAGAACGCCCCGGCCTGCACCCTGGTCGGCGCGGTGGTGACCTCCGGCCTGCTGGTGGTCGGCTGGGTCGGCGACAGCCGCGCCTACTGGGTGCCCACCGACCGCGGCGCGCCCGCGGCCCGGCTCACCGAGGACGACTCCTGGGCCGCGCAGATGGTGGCCGCCGGCCTGATGAGCGAGGCCGAGGCGTACGCCGACGAGCGCGCCCACGCGATCACCGGCTGGCTCGGCGCGGACGCCTACGAACTGGACCCGCACACCGCCACGTTCAAGCCGGACCGGCCCGGAGTGGTCGTGGTCTGCACGGACGGCCTGTGGAACTACGCGGAGTCCGCCGCGGAGATGGCCCACGTGGTGCCCGCGGACGCCGCCGTCAACCCGCTGCACAGCGCCCGTGTCCTGGTCGGCCACGCCCTGGACGGCGGGGGCCACGACAACGTAACGGTGGCCCTCGTGCCGTTCCCGGCCGCGCCGCGGGGGGCAGGATCGGTCTGA
- a CDS encoding serine/threonine-protein kinase produces the protein MSEAGRPCRRPGCDGAYEDMGGGALYCGTCGLAPAGAAAVSSPPGPSPGPGDGTVGSAPTGVTHARRPAGSGGSGSRTPAPSPDTPGGPEAPASSGSRRSVSGRLSRSLSGRSTSRSLSVRSSGSAAGSSARGRLGAGLVEVPPIPRPDPRSMVLDRPQVPERKRFCSRSDCGAPVGRARAGRPGRTEGFCTECGHPYSFLPKLRAGDVVHGQYEVAGCLAHGGLGWIYLAVDRAVSDRWVVLKGLLDTGDQDAMAAAISERRFLAEIEHANIVRIYNFVEHLDQRTGSLDGYIVMEYVGGKSLKEIANARRTPEGRRDPLPVEQACAYGIEALEALGHLHSRNLLYCDFKTDNAIQTEDQLKLIDMGAVRRMDDGESAIYGTVGYQAPEIAEVGPSVASDLYTVGRTLAVLTFDFQGCTTVHADSLPDRGSVGVFRRYASFHRLLVRATDPDPARRFASAQEMAEQLTGVLREVVSLRTGRARPALSTLFGPETRVTDTELFPELDGEVSRLGARPVPKGFRRRGRAATAPPAAGTPPRPGTPGPGGPARLVKPVDATAAALALPVPRVDPDDPDAGFLAGLVASAPGELLAALAATPAPSVETRLRWIRALLETGDTPGALRILTALEDERPDDWRVVWHRGVAALATGDPEGAALAFDAVYDAFPGEVAPKLALGLCAEVLGRPDDAAGYYHLVWAADPGHVSAAFGLARVRLAAGDRGGAVRTLESVPESSIHYTAARVAAVRARLRQRAATAGDETLADDLTAAARQVEALDVYGLDPARRERLSAEVLGCALDWVLSGGQGSVPAPGSRSASSSGVPHAAGGRTLLGSGLDERGLRFGLERAYRTLARLARGGEERIDLVERANRYRPRTWV, from the coding sequence ATGAGCGAGGCGGGGCGGCCGTGCCGGCGGCCCGGCTGTGACGGCGCCTACGAGGACATGGGCGGCGGCGCGCTGTACTGCGGCACCTGCGGCCTGGCACCGGCCGGGGCGGCGGCGGTCTCCTCCCCTCCCGGGCCGAGCCCGGGGCCCGGGGACGGCACGGTGGGCTCCGCCCCCACCGGGGTGACCCACGCCCGCCGCCCGGCGGGCAGCGGCGGCAGCGGTTCGCGTACGCCCGCACCGTCGCCGGATACGCCGGGCGGGCCGGAGGCACCGGCCTCGTCGGGGTCCCGCCGCTCGGTGTCGGGCCGGCTCTCGCGCTCCCTGTCGGGCAGGTCGACGAGCCGATCGCTGTCGGTGCGCAGTTCGGGCTCGGCCGCCGGTTCCTCCGCGCGCGGGCGCCTGGGCGCCGGGCTCGTGGAGGTCCCGCCGATCCCGCGGCCCGACCCCCGCTCGATGGTGCTGGACCGTCCTCAGGTGCCCGAGCGCAAGCGGTTCTGCTCGCGTTCCGACTGCGGCGCGCCGGTGGGCCGCGCCCGCGCCGGGCGCCCCGGGCGCACGGAGGGCTTCTGCACCGAGTGCGGCCACCCCTACTCGTTCCTCCCCAAGCTGCGGGCCGGGGACGTGGTGCACGGCCAGTACGAGGTGGCGGGCTGCCTGGCCCACGGCGGCCTCGGCTGGATCTATCTCGCGGTGGACCGGGCGGTCTCCGACCGCTGGGTGGTCCTCAAGGGCCTGCTGGACACCGGCGACCAGGACGCGATGGCCGCCGCGATCTCCGAGCGGCGCTTCCTCGCGGAGATCGAGCACGCCAACATCGTTCGCATCTACAACTTCGTCGAGCACCTCGACCAGCGCACCGGCTCCCTCGACGGCTACATCGTGATGGAGTACGTCGGCGGCAAGTCCCTGAAGGAGATAGCCAACGCGCGCCGCACCCCGGAGGGCCGGCGCGACCCGCTGCCGGTGGAGCAGGCGTGCGCGTACGGCATCGAGGCGCTGGAGGCCCTCGGCCATCTGCACAGCCGCAACCTGCTGTACTGCGACTTCAAGACGGACAACGCCATCCAGACGGAGGATCAGCTCAAGCTGATCGACATGGGCGCGGTGCGCCGGATGGACGACGGGGAATCGGCCATCTACGGCACGGTGGGCTACCAGGCCCCGGAGATCGCCGAGGTGGGCCCGTCGGTCGCCTCCGACCTGTACACCGTGGGCCGCACCCTCGCCGTCCTCACCTTCGACTTCCAGGGCTGCACCACCGTCCACGCCGACTCGCTGCCCGACCGCGGCTCGGTCGGGGTCTTCCGCCGGTACGCGTCCTTCCACCGCCTCCTGGTGCGCGCCACCGACCCCGATCCGGCCCGCCGGTTCGCCTCCGCGCAGGAGATGGCGGAGCAGCTCACGGGTGTGCTGCGCGAGGTGGTCTCGCTCCGGACGGGCCGGGCCCGGCCCGCCCTGTCGACGCTGTTCGGCCCCGAGACGCGGGTGACGGACACGGAGTTGTTCCCGGAGCTGGACGGGGAGGTGTCGCGGCTGGGGGCGCGGCCGGTGCCGAAGGGGTTCCGGCGGCGCGGGCGCGCGGCCACCGCCCCGCCGGCCGCGGGCACGCCACCGCGGCCCGGCACCCCCGGACCAGGCGGCCCCGCCCGGCTGGTGAAGCCCGTCGACGCCACCGCCGCCGCGCTCGCCCTGCCCGTCCCCCGGGTGGACCCGGACGACCCGGACGCCGGTTTCCTGGCGGGCCTCGTGGCGTCCGCGCCGGGCGAGCTGCTCGCCGCGCTGGCCGCGACGCCGGCGCCCTCGGTCGAGACCCGGCTGCGGTGGATCCGGGCCTTGCTGGAGACCGGCGACACGCCCGGCGCGCTGCGGATCCTGACCGCACTGGAGGACGAACGGCCCGACGACTGGCGGGTGGTGTGGCACCGGGGCGTGGCCGCCCTCGCGACCGGCGATCCCGAGGGCGCGGCCCTGGCGTTCGACGCCGTCTACGACGCCTTCCCCGGCGAGGTCGCGCCCAAGCTGGCGCTCGGCCTGTGCGCGGAGGTGCTGGGGCGGCCGGACGACGCCGCCGGGTACTACCACCTGGTGTGGGCGGCCGACCCCGGCCATGTCAGCGCCGCCTTCGGCCTGGCCCGCGTCCGGCTGGCGGCGGGCGACCGCGGCGGCGCCGTACGGACCCTGGAGTCGGTCCCGGAGTCCTCCATCCACTACACGGCGGCGCGGGTGGCGGCCGTCCGGGCCAGGCTGCGGCAGCGCGCGGCGACCGCCGGCGACGAGACGCTCGCCGACGATCTGACCGCCGCCGCACGGCAGGTGGAGGCGCTGGACGTGTACGGTCTGGATCCGGCGCGCCGGGAGCGGCTGTCGGCCGAAGTCCTCGGCTGCGCGCTGGACTGGGTACTCTCCGGGGGCCAGGGTTCCGTCCCTGCCCCGGGCTCGCGGTCCGCTTCGAGCAGCGGGGTCCCCCATGCCGCCGGGGGACGGACGCTGCTGGGCAGCGGCCTGGACGAACGGGGTCTGCGTTTCGGCCTGGAGCGGGCGTACCGCACGCTCGCCCGGCTGGCGCGGGGCGGCGAGGAGAGGATCGACCTGGTGGAACGTGCCAACCGTTACCGCCCCCGAACGTGGGTGTAG
- a CDS encoding glutamate ABC transporter substrate-binding protein yields the protein MRARRLRASLRGWGGVGAMAVVCALALAFVLLLPVARSHGDGGGAHGGRGLAQGSQARAAQTCSEPEKQTLPPSREDGPTITTIKERPGGKRKLIVGVDQNSYRWGYRDPNGGGDAELEGFDIDLVRRIAEDILGDRNAVQFKAIPTDQRIPAIQDGRVDMVVRTMTINCDRIRDVAFSAPYFRSGQQLLAPKSSPVTGYDGTLAGKRICTAAGSTAYSTLEADRASGRLVPSADFSTTVPSQLDCLVRLQLGEVDAVVTDTALAASQAAQDPTVELKGEAFTTEYYGVAMKKDADDLVRRVNRVLVDFREDRTGGWQASYDRWLSATLGDDPAGSKPPAPAYLRES from the coding sequence ATCCGCGCCCGGCGTCTGCGGGCCAGCCTGCGGGGCTGGGGCGGGGTGGGCGCGATGGCGGTCGTCTGCGCCCTCGCGCTGGCTTTCGTGCTGCTGCTGCCGGTGGCCCGGTCGCACGGCGACGGCGGCGGGGCCCACGGCGGCCGGGGCCTCGCACAGGGCAGTCAGGCGCGGGCGGCGCAGACGTGCTCGGAGCCGGAGAAGCAGACGCTGCCGCCGTCCCGCGAGGACGGACCCACGATCACGACGATCAAGGAACGCCCGGGCGGGAAGCGCAAACTGATCGTCGGCGTCGACCAGAACAGCTACCGCTGGGGCTACCGCGACCCCAACGGCGGCGGCGACGCCGAGCTGGAGGGCTTCGACATCGATCTGGTGCGCCGCATCGCCGAGGACATCCTCGGCGACCGCAACGCGGTCCAGTTCAAGGCGATCCCCACCGACCAGCGCATCCCGGCCATCCAGGACGGCCGGGTCGACATGGTCGTGCGCACCATGACCATCAACTGCGACCGCATCCGCGACGTCGCCTTCTCCGCGCCCTACTTCCGCAGCGGCCAGCAGTTGCTGGCCCCGAAGTCCTCGCCGGTCACGGGCTACGACGGGACGCTGGCCGGCAAGCGGATCTGCACGGCGGCGGGTTCGACGGCGTACAGCACCCTGGAGGCGGACCGCGCGAGCGGCAGGCTGGTGCCCTCCGCGGACTTCTCCACCACCGTCCCCAGCCAGCTGGACTGCCTGGTCCGGCTCCAGCTCGGCGAGGTGGACGCGGTGGTCACCGACACCGCGCTCGCCGCCAGCCAGGCCGCGCAGGACCCCACGGTGGAGCTGAAGGGGGAGGCGTTCACCACCGAGTACTACGGCGTGGCGATGAAGAAGGACGCCGACGATCTGGTACGCCGGGTCAACCGGGTCCTGGTGGACTTCCGCGAGGACCGGACCGGCGGCTGGCAGGCGTCCTACGACCGCTGGCTGTCGGCGACACTGGGCGACGACCCGGCGGGGTCGAAGCCGCCGGCCCCCGCGTACCTGCGCGAGAGCTGA
- a CDS encoding mechanosensitive ion channel family protein — MSLSAVLMAAGPSPSPSPSDTGPPTVPTLQDAQQGATNAASWVEENWSTWLAIGLRVLLIVVIAAVLRAVVRRAITKLIDRMNRTVQAVDGTALGGLLVNAERRRQRSQAIGSVLRSMASFVILGTAALMVLGTFQINLAPLLASAGVAGVAIGFGARNLVTDFLSGVFMILEDQYGVGDTIDAGVASGEVIEVGLRVTKLRGENGEIWYVRNGEVKRIGNLSQGWSTAGVDVTVRSGEDLDKVKATIGGVGERMSREEPWNELLWGPIEILGLDSVLLDSMVVRVSAKTMPGKSLTVERELRWRIKRAFDAADIPIVGGATAPADETGAADPAAGVAAPSAYASTTSPQSLAASPLTPPPNTTK; from the coding sequence GTGTCCCTGTCCGCCGTCCTGATGGCCGCCGGCCCCTCGCCGTCGCCGTCGCCGTCCGACACGGGTCCCCCGACGGTCCCCACCCTCCAGGACGCCCAGCAGGGCGCGACCAACGCCGCGAGCTGGGTGGAGGAGAACTGGTCGACATGGCTCGCGATCGGTCTGCGGGTGCTGCTGATCGTCGTGATCGCGGCGGTGCTCCGCGCGGTGGTGCGGCGGGCGATCACCAAGCTGATAGACCGGATGAACCGCACGGTCCAGGCGGTGGACGGCACCGCGCTGGGCGGCCTGCTGGTCAACGCCGAGCGCCGCCGCCAGCGCTCCCAGGCCATCGGCTCGGTGCTGCGCTCGATGGCGAGCTTCGTCATCCTGGGCACCGCCGCCCTGATGGTCCTGGGCACCTTCCAGATCAATCTGGCACCGCTGCTGGCCTCCGCCGGTGTCGCCGGTGTCGCGATCGGCTTCGGCGCCCGCAATCTGGTCACCGACTTCCTCTCCGGCGTCTTCATGATCCTGGAGGACCAGTACGGCGTCGGCGACACCATCGACGCGGGGGTGGCCTCGGGCGAGGTCATCGAGGTCGGTCTGCGCGTGACCAAGCTGCGCGGCGAGAACGGCGAGATCTGGTACGTCCGCAACGGCGAGGTCAAGCGCATCGGCAACCTCTCGCAGGGCTGGTCGACCGCCGGGGTGGACGTCACCGTCCGCTCCGGTGAGGACCTGGACAAGGTCAAGGCCACCATCGGCGGCGTCGGCGAGCGCATGAGCCGCGAGGAGCCGTGGAACGAGCTGCTGTGGGGCCCGATCGAGATCCTCGGCCTGGACAGCGTCCTGCTCGACTCGATGGTGGTCCGCGTCTCGGCCAAGACGATGCCGGGCAAGTCCCTGACCGTCGAGCGGGAGCTGCGCTGGCGCATCAAGCGCGCCTTCGACGCGGCCGACATCCCGATCGTCGGCGGCGCCACGGCCCCCGCCGACGAGACCGGGGCCGCCGACCCGGCGGCCGGGGTCGCCGCCCCCTCGGCGTACGCCAGCACCACGTCCCCGCAGTCCCTGGCGGCATCCCCCCTGACTCCGCCGCCGAACACGACGAAGTAG
- a CDS encoding HNH endonuclease produces the protein MPHVLVLNASYEPLGVVPLRRALVLVLENKAVCLEETGAYLHSATVTVPAPSVVRLKRFVRVPYRGPVPLTRRALFARDGGRCMYCGGVATSVDHVIPRSRGGKHVWDNVVASCRRCNHVKADRHLFELGWRLRHKPAPPTGLAWRIIGTGHRDPRWLPYLQPYGADDALARIDGISA, from the coding sequence GTGCCGCATGTCCTGGTCCTCAACGCGTCGTACGAGCCGCTCGGCGTCGTACCGCTCCGCCGCGCGCTCGTCCTCGTCCTCGAGAACAAGGCCGTCTGCCTCGAGGAGACCGGCGCCTATCTGCACAGCGCGACCGTCACAGTCCCCGCACCCAGCGTGGTCCGGCTCAAGCGATTCGTGCGGGTTCCCTACCGGGGGCCCGTTCCTCTGACGAGGCGGGCGCTCTTCGCGCGCGACGGCGGCCGGTGCATGTACTGCGGTGGCGTCGCAACCAGCGTCGACCACGTCATCCCGCGCAGCCGCGGGGGCAAGCACGTCTGGGACAACGTGGTGGCGTCCTGCCGCCGCTGCAACCACGTGAAGGCCGACCGCCACCTGTTCGAGCTGGGCTGGCGGCTGCGCCACAAACCGGCCCCGCCCACCGGGCTGGCCTGGCGCATCATCGGCACGGGCCACCGGGACCCGCGCTGGCTGCCGTATCTGCAGCCGTACGGCGCGGACGACGCCCTGGCCCGGATCGACGGCATCTCCGCCTGA
- a CDS encoding beta-N-acetylglucosaminidase domain-containing protein yields MQPRRRRGAAALAAFAVLAGTLGAAPAAVAAPPSPGAAAASPGTPGAPGPDGVAVWPRPQSLRANGAPVPVTGEVALIADKVADPYAVAALSALLRRGGARTIVTLPAGEAPPAGALVVRARTEPAGGGARHRLPSGGYRLTVGDGTVTLTGTGEDGLFHAVQTLRQLVREDGTLAAVDIRDWPGTAVRGVTEGFYGTPWTHAQRLAQLDFLGRTKQNRYLYAPGDDLYRQARWREPYPAARRAEFRELAERARRNHVTLAWAVAPGQAMCFASDGDTRALTRKLDAMWMLGFRAFQLQFQDVSYSEWHCEADAERFGSGPEAAARAQAHVANAVARHLAERHPGAAAPSVMPTEYYQEGSTAYRRALASALDREVQVAWTGVGVVPRTITGRELARARDAFGHPLVTMDNYPVNDYAPGRVFLGPYQGREPAVATGSAALLANAMEQAEASRIPLFTSADYAWNPRAYRPRESWRAAIDDLAGGDEARERALSALAGNDASSVLGTEESAYLRPLIDAFWRARADAAPDDRAAGRLRAQFALLREVPRRLGPGGLGTEVAPWSRQLARYGEAGATALDMLRAQDAGDAAAAWTAYRRLDGLRERLGAARVTVGEGVLDVFLRRARQAYRAWAGLDREPAARTDGTADGRTVRFPRSRPLAAVTVLADPGTRGRVEAHVPGRGWRSLGPLHASGATELVPPGSAGGDGGQAPAARFDAVRVTAADPSRVRHVVPWFGDVAEASVELDREETDAEIGGTGRLTVRLGALRPSDVRGTLTAEAPEGVRVRVPGDPRVLPRGGQAEIPVEVSVAPGTPARSYPVRFAFGQAGRTLTVRAFPRTAGPDLARAGRAASSGDETPDFPAPAAIDGDPGTRWSSPAEDGAWWQVELDRPVRLGKVALHWQEAYASAYRVQVSADGRRWRTAAAVRDGRGGRETVRMDEPDVRFVRVQGDERATRYGYSLWSVEAYAVAP; encoded by the coding sequence GTGCAGCCACGGCGCAGAAGGGGGGCGGCCGCCCTCGCCGCGTTCGCCGTCCTGGCCGGAACCCTGGGCGCCGCGCCCGCCGCCGTGGCGGCCCCGCCCTCCCCGGGCGCGGCGGCCGCGTCACCCGGCACGCCCGGCGCCCCCGGGCCGGACGGCGTGGCGGTCTGGCCGCGTCCGCAGTCCCTGCGGGCGAACGGCGCGCCCGTCCCCGTCACCGGCGAGGTCGCCCTGATCGCCGACAAGGTGGCCGACCCGTACGCCGTCGCCGCGCTGAGCGCGCTGCTGCGCCGCGGCGGCGCGCGCACGATCGTCACCCTGCCCGCCGGCGAGGCGCCGCCCGCGGGGGCGCTGGTCGTGCGGGCGCGGACCGAGCCGGCCGGCGGCGGCGCCCGGCACCGCCTGCCCTCCGGCGGCTACCGCCTGACCGTCGGCGACGGCACGGTGACGCTCACCGGCACCGGCGAGGACGGCCTGTTCCACGCCGTGCAGACGCTGCGCCAGCTCGTGCGCGAGGACGGCACCCTCGCGGCCGTCGACATCCGTGACTGGCCCGGCACCGCCGTACGGGGCGTCACCGAGGGCTTCTACGGAACCCCGTGGACCCACGCCCAGCGGCTCGCGCAGCTCGACTTCCTGGGCCGTACCAAGCAGAACCGTTACCTGTACGCCCCCGGCGACGACCTCTACCGGCAGGCCCGCTGGCGCGAGCCCTATCCGGCCGCGCGGCGCGCCGAGTTCCGGGAGCTGGCCGAGCGGGCCCGGCGCAACCACGTCACGCTCGCCTGGGCGGTGGCACCGGGGCAGGCGATGTGTTTCGCCTCCGACGGCGACACGCGGGCGCTGACGCGCAAGCTGGACGCGATGTGGATGCTGGGCTTCCGTGCCTTCCAGCTCCAGTTCCAGGACGTCAGCTACAGCGAGTGGCACTGCGAGGCGGACGCGGAGCGGTTCGGCTCCGGGCCCGAGGCGGCGGCGCGCGCCCAGGCGCACGTGGCGAACGCGGTCGCGCGGCACCTGGCCGAGCGCCACCCCGGGGCCGCCGCGCCATCGGTGATGCCGACCGAGTACTACCAGGAGGGCTCCACCGCCTACCGCCGGGCCCTGGCGTCGGCCCTGGACCGGGAGGTGCAGGTGGCGTGGACCGGCGTCGGCGTGGTGCCCCGGACCATCACCGGGCGGGAACTGGCCCGGGCCCGGGACGCGTTCGGGCACCCGCTGGTCACGATGGACAACTACCCCGTCAACGACTACGCGCCCGGGCGGGTCTTCCTCGGCCCCTACCAGGGCCGCGAACCGGCCGTCGCGACCGGCTCGGCCGCCCTGCTCGCCAACGCCATGGAGCAGGCGGAGGCGTCGCGTATCCCCCTGTTCACCTCCGCCGACTACGCCTGGAACCCGCGCGCCTACCGCCCCCGGGAGTCCTGGCGGGCCGCGATCGACGACCTGGCGGGCGGGGACGAGGCCCGCGAGCGGGCCCTGTCGGCCCTCGCGGGCAACGACGCGTCCTCCGTCCTCGGCACCGAGGAGTCGGCGTATCTGCGCCCGCTGATCGACGCCTTCTGGCGGGCCCGCGCCGACGCCGCGCCGGACGACCGGGCCGCCGGGCGCCTGCGGGCACAGTTCGCGCTGCTGCGCGAGGTGCCGCGGCGGCTCGGGCCCGGCGGGCTCGGCACCGAGGTCGCCCCCTGGTCGCGGCAGTTGGCCCGCTACGGCGAGGCCGGGGCGACGGCGCTGGACATGCTGCGCGCGCAGGACGCGGGCGACGCGGCGGCGGCCTGGACGGCGTACCGCCGCCTGGACGGCCTGCGCGAGCGGCTCGGGGCGGCGCGGGTGACGGTCGGCGAGGGCGTGCTGGACGTGTTCCTGCGGCGGGCACGGCAGGCGTACCGGGCCTGGGCGGGCCTGGACCGGGAGCCCGCCGCCCGCACGGACGGCACGGCGGACGGCCGCACGGTCCGCTTCCCCCGTTCCCGCCCCCTGGCCGCCGTGACCGTGCTCGCCGATCCCGGCACCCGTGGCCGGGTGGAGGCGCACGTCCCCGGCCGGGGCTGGCGGAGCCTGGGGCCGCTGCATGCGAGCGGTGCCACCGAGCTGGTACCGCCCGGGAGCGCGGGCGGCGACGGCGGGCAGGCCCCGGCCGCCCGGTTCGACGCCGTCCGCGTGACCGCCGCGGACCCCTCCCGGGTGCGCCACGTCGTCCCGTGGTTCGGCGACGTGGCCGAGGCGTCCGTGGAGCTGGACCGGGAGGAGACGGACGCCGAGATCGGGGGGACCGGGCGGCTGACGGTCCGGCTGGGGGCGCTGCGGCCCTCCGACGTCCGGGGCACGCTCACCGCCGAGGCCCCCGAGGGCGTCCGGGTCCGGGTCCCGGGAGATCCGCGGGTCCTGCCGCGCGGCGGGCAGGCCGAGATCCCGGTCGAGGTGAGCGTCGCGCCGGGGACGCCGGCCCGGTCGTATCCCGTCCGGTTCGCCTTCGGGCAGGCCGGCCGCACCCTGACCGTCCGCGCCTTCCCGCGCACCGCCGGACCCGACCTGGCCCGCGCCGGGCGGGCCGCCTCCTCGGGCGACGAGACGCCCGACTTCCCGGCACCGGCGGCCATCGACGGCGACCCGGGCACCCGCTGGTCGTCCCCGGCCGAGGACGGCGCCTGGTGGCAGGTGGAGCTGGACCGCCCGGTCCGCCTCGGGAAGGTCGCGCTGCACTGGCAGGAGGCGTACGCGTCGGCGTACCGCGTCCAGGTCTCGGCGGACGGCCGCCGCTGGCGCACGGCGGCGGCGGTGCGCGACGGCCGCGGCGGGCGGGAGACCGTCCGCATGGACGAGCCGGACGTGCGGTTCGTGCGCGTCCAGGGCGACGAGCGGGCCACGCGGTACGGGTACTCGCTGTGGTCGGTGGAGGCGTACGCCGTCGCTCCGTGA